In Sphingomonas sp. R1, a single genomic region encodes these proteins:
- the ffh gene encoding signal recognition particle protein has protein sequence MFESLSDRLGGVFERLRGRGALAEADVRTAMREVRVALLEADVALPVAREFVDKVTEQAVGQQVLRSVTPGQQVVKIVHDALVDMLGADTAELAIDVTPPAVIMLVGLQGSGKTTTTAKLAKLLKKQGKKVMMASLDVNRPAAQEQLAVLGTQTEVATLPIVTGQQPVDIARRALQSAKLQGFDVVMLDTAGRLHVDQALMDEMKAVADISKPQEILLVVDSLTGQDAVNVASNFSAQVPLTGVILTRMDGDARGGAALSMRAVTGQPIKFAGMGEKLDQIEPFHPKRVAGRILGMGDVVSLVERAAASIEQEDAERMANRLAKGQFDMNDLRAQLAQMRKMGGISALAGMIPGMKKAQAAVDQVGGDKVLLRMDAIIGSMTPKERAKPELLNAKRKIRIAKGSGLTVQDVNKLIKMHQEMQTAMKRLKKMGGLKGMLGMLAKGGPGGGMGGIGNALGGAEMGEMMDKVGAGLPGLPGGAKLPPGFENLLKKK, from the coding sequence ATGTTCGAGAGTTTGAGCGATCGGCTGGGCGGCGTCTTCGAGCGCCTGCGCGGACGTGGCGCGCTCGCCGAGGCCGATGTCCGGACCGCGATGCGCGAAGTACGCGTGGCGCTCTTGGAAGCGGACGTCGCGCTGCCCGTCGCCCGCGAGTTCGTCGACAAGGTAACCGAGCAGGCCGTCGGCCAGCAGGTGCTGCGCTCGGTCACGCCGGGCCAGCAGGTCGTCAAGATCGTCCATGACGCGCTGGTCGACATGCTCGGCGCCGATACCGCCGAGCTCGCGATCGACGTCACCCCGCCGGCGGTGATCATGCTCGTCGGCCTGCAGGGCTCGGGCAAGACCACGACCACCGCCAAGCTTGCCAAGCTGCTGAAGAAGCAGGGCAAGAAGGTGATGATGGCGTCGCTGGACGTGAACCGTCCGGCCGCGCAGGAACAGCTCGCGGTTCTCGGCACCCAGACCGAAGTGGCGACGCTGCCGATCGTCACCGGCCAGCAGCCGGTCGACATCGCGCGGCGTGCGCTGCAGTCGGCGAAGCTTCAGGGCTTCGACGTGGTGATGCTCGACACCGCCGGCCGCCTCCACGTCGACCAGGCGCTGATGGACGAGATGAAGGCGGTCGCCGACATCTCGAAGCCGCAGGAAATCCTGCTCGTCGTCGACTCGCTCACCGGCCAGGACGCGGTGAACGTCGCCAGCAACTTCTCGGCGCAGGTGCCGCTGACCGGCGTGATCCTCACCCGGATGGACGGCGATGCGCGCGGCGGTGCGGCGCTGTCGATGCGCGCGGTCACCGGCCAGCCGATCAAGTTCGCCGGCATGGGCGAGAAGCTCGACCAGATCGAGCCGTTCCATCCGAAGCGCGTCGCCGGCCGCATCCTCGGCATGGGCGACGTGGTCAGCCTGGTCGAGCGCGCTGCGGCGTCGATCGAGCAGGAAGACGCCGAGCGCATGGCGAACCGGCTCGCCAAGGGCCAGTTCGACATGAACGACCTGCGCGCGCAGCTGGCGCAGATGCGCAAGATGGGCGGCATCAGCGCGCTGGCGGGGATGATCCCCGGCATGAAGAAGGCGCAGGCCGCGGTCGACCAGGTCGGCGGCGACAAGGTGCTGTTGCGCATGGACGCGATCATCGGTTCGATGACGCCCAAGGAGCGCGCCAAGCCCGAACTGCTCAACGCCAAGCGCAAGATCCGCATCGCCAAGGGCAGCGGCCTGACCGTGCAGGACGTCAACAAGCTCATCAAGATGCATCAGGAGATGCAGACCGCGATGAAGCGCCTGAAGAAGATGGGCGGTCTGAAGGGCATGCTCGGCATGCTCGCCAAGGGCGGCCCGGGCGGCGGCATGGGCGGCATCGGCAATGCCCTGGGCGGCGCCGAGATGGGCGAGATGATGGACAAGGTGGGCGCCGGCCTGCCGGGTCTGCCGGGGGGCGCCAAGCTGCCGCCGGGCTTCGAGAATTTGCTGAAGAAGAAGTAA
- the rpsP gene encoding 30S ribosomal protein S16 gives MALSMRLSRGGSKKRPYYRIVVADARAPRDGKFIEKIGTYNPLLAKDSPERVKLDNERATYWLGVGAQPTDRVLRFLDAAGVKERAARNNPNKAVPGEKAKERAEERAEKAKAAAEAAAAPAEEAAEA, from the coding sequence ATGGCTCTCTCCATGCGTCTGTCGCGCGGCGGCTCCAAGAAGCGCCCGTATTACCGGATCGTCGTTGCCGACGCCCGTGCGCCCCGCGACGGCAAGTTCATCGAGAAGATCGGCACCTACAACCCGCTGCTCGCCAAGGATTCGCCCGAGCGCGTGAAGCTCGACAACGAGCGCGCGACCTACTGGCTGGGCGTCGGCGCGCAGCCGACCGATCGCGTCCTCCGCTTCCTCGACGCCGCCGGCGTCAAGGAGCGTGCGGCCCGCAACAACCCGAACAAGGCGGTTCCGGGCGAGAAGGCCAAGGAGCGTGCAGAAGAGCGCGCCGAGAAGGCCAAGGCAGCCGCCGAAGCCGCTGCCGCCCCGGCCGAAGAGGCTGCCGAGGCCTGA
- the rimM gene encoding ribosome maturation factor RimM (Essential for efficient processing of 16S rRNA), with protein MAEPSAPSTRGDRPVTLAAVIGAHGIAGEVRLKVFAEDLAAHKSFNGGALTLKSVRGGSNGVIARFAEVADRNAAEALRGTELTVPRSALPPLGEGEYYHIDLLDLPVVGEDGGAIGRVVAIDDYGAGDVIEIERPDGRLFMVPMRPEAVPSWDATQLVVTSAFIE; from the coding sequence ATGGCAGAACCTTCCGCTCCCTCGACCCGCGGCGATCGCCCGGTGACGCTTGCCGCCGTGATCGGCGCGCACGGCATCGCCGGCGAGGTGCGGCTGAAGGTGTTCGCGGAGGATCTGGCGGCGCACAAGAGCTTCAACGGTGGCGCGCTCACGCTCAAGTCGGTGCGCGGGGGATCCAATGGTGTGATCGCCCGCTTTGCCGAAGTAGCTGACCGCAATGCCGCCGAGGCACTGCGCGGCACCGAACTGACGGTGCCGCGTTCTGCCCTCCCGCCCCTGGGCGAGGGCGAATATTATCACATAGACCTGCTGGACCTGCCGGTCGTCGGTGAGGACGGGGGCGCGATCGGCCGCGTCGTCGCGATCGACGACTACGGTGCAGGTGACGTCATCGAGATCGAGCGGCCCGATGGCAGGCTCTTCATGGTGCCCATGCGGCCCGAGGCGGTGCCGAGCTGGGATGCCACCCAACTGGTCGTGACGAGCGCCTTCATCGAGTAG
- a CDS encoding glycine-rich domain-containing protein — protein MHAPPGPHERYADHPVWKALSLYIVGPEDVALPFVARLARENGWTCAHASRVFEEYRRFCFLAVTCGHGVTPSDAVDQAWHLHLGYTRDYWERFCPQILGRPLHHGPTAGGLAEQHRFFLQYAETLRSYEHVFGPPPADLWPDARRRLMQDHKARRVHPRDAFIVPRSYVAAVPILLGLGLAAACLGALLHGSG, from the coding sequence ATGCACGCGCCCCCGGGCCCGCATGAACGCTATGCCGACCACCCGGTCTGGAAGGCGCTTTCGCTTTACATCGTCGGCCCGGAAGACGTCGCGCTGCCCTTCGTTGCGCGGCTCGCGCGCGAGAATGGCTGGACGTGCGCGCATGCATCGCGCGTATTCGAGGAATATCGTCGCTTCTGCTTTCTCGCGGTGACCTGCGGGCATGGCGTAACGCCGTCCGACGCGGTCGACCAGGCCTGGCACCTGCATCTTGGCTATACCCGCGACTATTGGGAGCGCTTCTGCCCGCAGATACTCGGCCGGCCCCTTCACCATGGCCCCACCGCTGGCGGGCTCGCCGAGCAGCACCGCTTCTTCCTTCAATATGCCGAGACGCTGCGCAGCTACGAGCACGTCTTCGGCCCGCCGCCTGCGGATCTGTGGCCCGACGCACGGCGGCGACTGATGCAGGACCACAAGGCGCGCCGCGTGCACCCGCGCGACGCCTTCATCGTGCCGCGCAGCTACGTTGCCGCTGTCCCGATTCTCTTGGGGCTGGGGCTGGCGGCGGCATGTCTCGGTGCATTGCTCCATGGGAGTGGATGA
- a CDS encoding TIGR04222 domain-containing membrane protein has protein sequence MTHGPFDLSGGPFLFLYLVLFALAWFASLRLSLAVRPEGRPCGRLADVDLAVLAGGLPRYSELVAAQLRTAGYLTVQGGALVLAADAPATPAVRALGEPARPLRWHAAARALAALARAAQQRLVDRGLLLSAGEVWRVRIAQASPFLLLAGFGLVKLLVGEARGRPVGFLAIALIVTLVVAVVRFAGVEARTRIGQQRLAEARRRHERLRRAPTADEVGIGVALFGTAVLVGSGWEDLHRVRAAGGDGMSFGVDGGGDGDGGGGSDGGGGGCGGGGCGGCSS, from the coding sequence ATGACACACGGACCTTTCGATCTTTCGGGTGGGCCGTTTCTCTTTCTCTACCTGGTGCTGTTCGCGCTGGCGTGGTTCGCCAGCTTGCGCCTGTCGCTGGCGGTGCGGCCGGAGGGACGCCCCTGCGGCCGGTTGGCGGACGTTGATCTCGCCGTGCTGGCGGGTGGGCTGCCGCGATACAGCGAACTGGTCGCCGCGCAGCTGCGCACAGCCGGATATCTCACCGTCCAGGGCGGGGCGCTGGTGCTGGCGGCGGACGCGCCTGCCACGCCCGCGGTGCGTGCGCTGGGCGAACCGGCCCGGCCGCTCCGGTGGCATGCGGCGGCCCGCGCGCTGGCTGCCTTGGCGCGCGCCGCGCAGCAGCGGCTCGTTGATCGCGGGCTGTTGCTCTCCGCCGGCGAGGTGTGGCGTGTTCGCATCGCGCAGGCATCGCCGTTCCTGCTGCTCGCCGGCTTCGGCCTGGTCAAACTCCTCGTCGGAGAGGCGCGCGGGCGGCCGGTCGGCTTCCTTGCGATCGCGCTGATCGTCACGCTGGTCGTTGCGGTGGTTCGCTTTGCCGGCGTGGAAGCACGAACCCGTATCGGCCAGCAACGGCTTGCGGAGGCGCGCCGTCGACATGAGCGGCTGCGTCGAGCGCCGACCGCGGACGAAGTGGGGATCGGGGTCGCGCTGTTCGGGACGGCGGTACTGGTCGGCTCCGGCTGGGAAGACCTGCACCGCGTGCGCGCGGCAGGCGGCGATGGGATGTCGTTCGGTGTCGATGGCGGCGGTGACGGGGACGGCGGTGGTGGCAGCGATGGTGGTGGCGGTGGATGCGGCGGCGGCGGTTGCGGCGGCTGCAGCAGCTAG
- a CDS encoding NAD(P)/FAD-dependent oxidoreductase, whose protein sequence is MDDCIIIGGGPAGLTAAIYLSRYHLKIRLFDCGSSRAALIPCTHNHAGYPDGVSGLDLLAAMRAQAEKYGMVREAAKVTGLRATEPGFAVRIGDREIRARSVLLATGVINHRPPMPDALHDAALAQGRIRYCPVCDGYEVTDRRVAVYGTGEHAAREALFVRSFTRDVTLIAPERHSLPAEQLAQLSAAGVALIDGPATEWAIEDEQLSLATAAGRVTFDSLYPALGSHIRSELAVQAGARADDGGCLEVDDHQRTSLPGLFAAGDVAKGLDQISHAMGEAGVAATTIRNMLNAEAPLWR, encoded by the coding sequence ATGGACGATTGCATCATCATCGGCGGCGGACCGGCGGGGCTCACCGCCGCCATCTATCTCAGCCGCTACCATCTGAAGATCCGCCTGTTCGACTGCGGTTCGAGCCGTGCCGCGCTGATCCCGTGCACGCACAATCATGCCGGATATCCTGACGGCGTGTCGGGTCTTGACCTGCTCGCCGCCATGCGGGCGCAGGCCGAGAAATACGGGATGGTGCGCGAGGCAGCGAAGGTCACGGGTCTCCGGGCCACGGAACCCGGCTTCGCGGTACGGATCGGCGATCGGGAGATCCGGGCACGATCTGTCTTGCTCGCCACCGGCGTCATCAATCATCGACCGCCCATGCCTGACGCCCTGCACGACGCAGCGCTGGCGCAGGGACGGATCCGCTACTGCCCGGTCTGCGATGGCTATGAGGTTACCGATCGCCGCGTCGCCGTCTATGGCACGGGAGAGCACGCCGCCCGCGAGGCGCTGTTCGTCCGCAGCTTTACCCGCGACGTGACGCTGATCGCGCCCGAGCGGCACAGCTTGCCGGCGGAGCAGCTCGCGCAGCTCTCTGCGGCGGGCGTCGCGCTGATCGACGGCCCCGCGACGGAATGGGCAATCGAGGACGAGCAATTGTCCCTCGCAACAGCGGCCGGTCGCGTCACATTCGACAGCCTCTACCCGGCGCTAGGCTCGCACATCCGCTCCGAACTTGCCGTGCAGGCGGGCGCCCGGGCGGACGATGGCGGCTGTCTGGAGGTGGACGATCATCAGCGCACCTCCCTGCCCGGCCTGTTCGCCGCCGGCGACGTCGCCAAGGGCCTGGATCAGATCAGCCATGCCATGGGCGAAGCGGGCGTCGCCGCAACGACGATCCGTAACATGCTCAATGCCGAGGCGCCGCTCTGGCGCTAG
- a CDS encoding PIN domain-containing protein — translation MAAPDYLLDTCVCIRLLRGGGAPVARRIAAAAPGAIALSAISLAELAAGAGAGLEGLLAQLPVVPFDASAARAFPAARAARGRYDRLIAAHALSLGATLVTQNGRDFRSVPGLRIEDWF, via the coding sequence ATGGCCGCACCCGACTATCTGCTCGATACCTGTGTCTGCATCCGCCTGCTGCGCGGCGGTGGAGCGCCGGTGGCCCGGCGGATCGCCGCGGCGGCGCCGGGTGCGATCGCCCTCTCCGCGATCAGTCTGGCCGAACTGGCTGCGGGGGCTGGGGCGGGGCTGGAGGGATTGCTGGCGCAACTGCCGGTGGTGCCGTTCGATGCATCGGCAGCGCGTGCCTTTCCGGCAGCGCGTGCGGCACGGGGGCGATACGATCGGCTGATCGCTGCGCATGCCTTGTCGCTGGGTGCGACTCTCGTCACGCAGAACGGCCGCGACTTCCGCTCCGTGCCGGGATTGCGGATCGAGGACTGGTTCTGA
- a CDS encoding AbrB/MazE/SpoVT family DNA-binding domain-containing protein, translated as MGEEYCARIFKSGNSLALRLPKALGLKEGAEVVLREERRGFSVEPVDSEEKIGGDWIGALPHLKLIPDEDRELEERALDWDLRKLRRDA; from the coding sequence ATGGGCGAGGAATATTGCGCCAGGATCTTCAAGTCGGGCAATTCGCTGGCGCTGCGCCTGCCCAAGGCGCTGGGCCTGAAGGAGGGCGCCGAGGTCGTACTGCGCGAGGAACGCCGCGGCTTTTCCGTGGAGCCGGTGGATAGCGAGGAAAAGATCGGCGGCGACTGGATCGGCGCACTTCCGCATCTGAAGCTGATCCCGGACGAGGACCGCGAACTGGAAGAGCGGGCGCTTGACTGGGATCTGCGCAAGTTGCGGCGCGATGCCTGA
- a CDS encoding type II toxin-antitoxin system VapC family toxin — protein MPDPVFLLDSTICIYLLQGAVAPLNARVRQQARGSLAVSAISYAEVRLSLRAPEAERALQSFLRDVVLLPFDAAAAEAHARLPFRHARLDRLIAAQALAAGLTLITNNERHFADIPDLKLENWTL, from the coding sequence ATGCCTGATCCGGTCTTTCTGCTCGACAGCACTATCTGCATCTACCTGCTCCAGGGGGCGGTGGCGCCGCTCAATGCACGCGTCCGTCAGCAGGCACGCGGCAGCCTGGCCGTATCGGCCATCAGCTATGCGGAGGTCCGGCTCAGCCTCCGAGCGCCCGAAGCCGAACGTGCCTTGCAGAGCTTTCTTCGTGACGTCGTGTTGCTGCCGTTCGACGCCGCCGCCGCGGAGGCCCATGCCCGGTTGCCGTTCCGCCATGCCCGCCTCGACCGGCTGATCGCAGCCCAGGCGCTGGCTGCCGGTCTGACGCTGATTACCAACAACGAACGGCATTTCGCCGACATCCCCGACCTCAAGCTCGAGAACTGGACGCTGTGA
- the trmD gene encoding tRNA (guanosine(37)-N1)-methyltransferase TrmD → MTFAATILTLYPEMFPGPLGISLAGRGLREGLWSLEAVQIRDFATDKHRSVDDTPAGGGAGMVLRADVLASAVDSVERGGRPLLAMTPRGRPLTQNRVRDLAAGPGAIVLCGRFEGFDERIFDARGIEQVSIGDYILSGGEMAALTMLDACIRLVPGVMGAASSGMDESFETGLLEYPQYTRPVEWEGRTIPEVLRSGDHARIEAWRRAMAETDTRLRRPDLWERHEGVRVQSPSGARQKHGTD, encoded by the coding sequence GTGACCTTCGCTGCCACCATCCTGACGCTGTATCCCGAGATGTTCCCCGGACCGCTCGGCATCTCGCTCGCCGGGCGCGGTCTGCGCGAGGGGCTTTGGTCGCTGGAGGCGGTGCAGATCCGCGATTTCGCCACCGACAAGCACCGTTCGGTGGACGACACACCCGCCGGTGGCGGGGCCGGAATGGTCCTGCGCGCGGATGTCCTCGCATCGGCGGTGGACAGCGTCGAGCGGGGCGGGCGCCCCTTGCTCGCGATGACGCCGCGCGGACGGCCGCTCACCCAGAATCGGGTACGCGACCTTGCCGCAGGGCCGGGCGCGATCGTGCTGTGTGGCCGGTTCGAGGGTTTCGACGAGCGCATCTTCGACGCGCGCGGCATCGAGCAAGTATCGATCGGCGACTATATTCTCTCCGGCGGCGAAATGGCGGCACTGACGATGCTGGATGCTTGCATTCGGCTCGTTCCCGGCGTAATGGGCGCCGCTTCAAGCGGTATGGACGAGAGCTTCGAAACGGGGCTGCTCGAATATCCGCAATATACCCGACCTGTCGAATGGGAAGGGCGCACGATCCCCGAAGTGCTGCGATCGGGGGATCATGCGAGGATCGAGGCCTGGCGACGCGCCATGGCGGAGACCGATACACGGCTAAGGAGGCCAGACCTTTGGGAACGCCATGAGGGCGTTCGGGTCCAGTCTCCCTCTGGCGCGCGGCAAAAACATGGGACTGACTGA
- the rplS gene encoding 50S ribosomal protein L19 produces the protein MNLIQTLEAEQIAKFNEAKKIPEFRPGDTVRIGVKVVEGERTRVQNFEGVCIARSNKGMGSNFTVRKISFGEGVERVFPLYSPNIDSIEVVRRGVVRRAKLYYLRGRTGKSARIAERRDTRTEAQAAE, from the coding sequence ATGAACCTCATCCAGACGCTCGAAGCCGAGCAGATTGCCAAGTTCAACGAAGCCAAGAAGATTCCGGAATTCCGCCCGGGCGACACCGTCCGCATCGGCGTGAAGGTGGTCGAAGGCGAGCGTACCCGCGTGCAGAACTTCGAGGGCGTGTGCATCGCCCGCTCGAACAAGGGCATGGGTTCGAACTTCACCGTCCGCAAGATCTCGTTCGGTGAAGGCGTGGAGCGCGTATTCCCGCTCTATTCGCCGAACATCGATTCGATCGAGGTCGTGCGCCGTGGTGTCGTGCGTCGTGCGAAACTCTACTATCTGCGTGGTCGTACCGGCAAGTCGGCGCGTATCGCCGAGCGCCGCGACACCCGCACCGAGGCGCAGGCCGCCGAATAA